One segment of Prinia subflava isolate CZ2003 ecotype Zambia chromosome 11, Cam_Psub_1.2, whole genome shotgun sequence DNA contains the following:
- the PARL gene encoding presenilin-associated rhomboid-like protein, mitochondrial: MAWRCWARAAGPRPHRLAVLLLQPRRGFRRARPRPEEPPAAAAEARPAPPSPRRSLCPPSPTTAAGRPSPRRLVKPLLFTVGFTGSAFGSAAIWQYESLKSRVQTYFEEARADWMDKLRPQKRGDFRKQVNSWWNSLTEGQRTVTGIIAANVFVFCLWRLPGMRRIMFTYFTSNPSSRALCSPMLLSTFSHFSLFHMAANMYVLWSFSSSIVSLLGCEQFIAVYLSAGVISTFVSYVAKMATGRFEPSLGASGAIMTVLAAVCTKIPEAKLAIILLPMFTFTAGSALKAIIAFDTAGLVLGWRLFDHAAHLGGALFGMWYVTYGHELIWKNREPLVKAWHEMRTKNTGKGGGGRSN, from the exons ATGGCGTGGCGGTGCTGGGCCCGCGCCGCGGGTCCCCGGCCGCACAG GTTGGccgtgctcctgctgcagccgcGGCGGGGTTTCCGCCgggcgcggccgcggcccgAGGAGCCCCCGGCAGCCGCCGCCGAGGCGCGGCCCGCCCCGCCGTCCCCGCGCCGCAGCCTCTGCCCGCCGTCGCCCACCACGGCCGCCGGCCGCCCCTCGCCGCGCCGCCTGGTGAAGCCGCTCCTGTTCACCGTAGGG TTCACAGGCTCGGCCTTCGGCTCTGCCGCCATCTGGCAGTATGAGTCGCTCAAGTCGCGCGTCCAGACCTACTTTGAGGAGGCCCGAGCGGACTGGATGGATAAACTGCGGCCGCAGAAGAGAGGCGACTTCAGAAAGCAG GTTAACAGCTGGTGGAATAGCCTGACTGAGGGTCAGCGGACTGTGACAG GTATTATAGCTGCAAATGTCTTTGTATTCTGTTTGTGGAGACTGCCTGGCATGCGACGTATTATGTTTACATATTTCACCTCAAATCCATCCTCCA GAGCCTTGTGTTCTCCCATGCTGCTCTCTACGTTTAGTCACTTCTCTCTCTTCCACATGGCAGCAAATATGTATGTTCTGTggagcttttccagcagcattgTGTCtcttctgggctgtgagcagtTCATTGCCGTATACCTTTCTGCTG ggGTTATCTCCACTTTTGTCAGTTATGTTGCTAAAATGGCCACGGGAAGGTTTGAACCATCCCTTGGAGCT TCAGGAGCTATAATGACTGTCCTTGCAGCTGTGTGTACAAAGATACCAGAAGCAAAACTGGCCATCATACTTCTTCCAATGTTCACGTTTACAGCAGGAAGT GCTTTAAAAGCCATAATTGCATTtgacactgcagggcttgttTTAGGCTGGAGACTTTTTGACCATGCTGCACACCTCGGGGGAGCTCTCTTTGGAAT GTGGTACGTGACTTATGGCCACGAGCTCATATGGAAGAACAGAGAACCGCTGGTGAAAGCTTGGCATGAAATGAGGACAAAGAACACAGGAAAGGGAGGAGGTGGAAGATCTAACTGA